In Rickettsia endosymbiont of Gonocerus acuteangulatus, the following are encoded in one genomic region:
- a CDS encoding DDE-type integrase/transposase/recombinase, with the protein MATIHKVLQKHNLGKINLKRHYCKQVKRYSAKVPGARIQMDVCKIASNLYQYTAIDDCTRYKILALYKRCTAINTVSFLEKVLTHLPFLIQRIQTDRGQEFFAYIVQDYLKEYKIKFRPIKPLSPHLNGKVERSQKTDLDEFYSSVDIRSIELPKQLYNWPSVKELSL; encoded by the coding sequence ATGGCTACTATACATAAAGTCCTGCAGAAACATAATCTTGGTAAGATAAACTTAAAGCGGCATTATTGTAAGCAAGTAAAACGTTATAGTGCTAAAGTTCCAGGGGCAAGGATACAAATGGACGTGTGTAAGATAGCCAGTAATTTATATCAGTATACTGCCATAGATGATTGCACTAGATATAAGATATTAGCTTTATATAAAAGATGTACTGCAATAAACACAGTATCTTTTTTAGAGAAAGTATTAACACATCTGCCATTTCTAATACAGCGTATTCAAACTGATAGAGGACAGGAGTTTTTTGCGTACATTGTACAAGATTATCTGAAAGAATATAAAATTAAATTTCGTCCTATTAAACCGTTGTCACCTCATCTAAATGGTAAGGTAGAAAGATCGCAAAAGACTGATTTAGATGAATTTTATAGTAGTGTTGATATACGAAGTATAGAATTACCAAAGCAATTATATAATTGGCCTTCAGTTAAGGAACTTTCGCTGTGA
- a CDS encoding LD-carboxypeptidase, producing MKLKNLILLILIFSSLSAFSQATIPKLLKDILINVVAPASGADSKTLSDLKNIKALNLNMPAKCFSKSDLPFLASTDEIRFNCLKDALYNEASNIVWSLRGGYGSARLIPDLLKLSKPNKEKFFIGYSDITALHLFLSQEWGWKTIHGTNVAGLLKPEQDQGNLIKLAEILQGKVKQAVINDLAALNNVAKPTELVSGKLTGGNLTMVLSSIGTRWQIKTAGKILFLEDINVAPYQLDRALIQLKQAGLLENIKAIIFGTFDKDSKLTMLVLRNFTTNLKVPVFKTDRFGHEKINDPIIYNTDSKIIGNGEKFKLIMDL from the coding sequence ATGAAACTTAAAAATCTAATTTTATTAATATTAATATTTTCTTCATTGTCAGCTTTTTCGCAAGCTACAATACCCAAGCTTTTAAAAGATATTCTAATTAATGTCGTTGCACCGGCTTCAGGTGCTGATAGCAAAACTTTATCCGATTTAAAAAATATCAAAGCTCTTAACTTAAATATGCCGGCTAAATGTTTTAGCAAAAGTGATTTACCATTTTTAGCAAGTACTGATGAGATAAGATTTAATTGTTTGAAAGATGCCTTATATAATGAAGCTAGCAATATAGTATGGAGTTTAAGAGGCGGTTATGGTTCTGCAAGATTAATTCCTGATTTATTAAAACTTTCAAAACCAAATAAGGAAAAATTTTTTATAGGATATAGTGATATAACGGCTTTGCATCTTTTCTTATCGCAAGAATGGGGATGGAAAACAATACATGGTACTAATGTAGCTGGTTTGCTAAAACCTGAACAAGATCAAGGTAACTTGATAAAACTTGCTGAAATATTGCAAGGTAAAGTAAAACAAGCGGTCATAAATGATTTAGCAGCTCTTAACAATGTAGCCAAACCAACCGAACTTGTTAGCGGCAAGCTAACCGGCGGTAACCTAACTATGGTGTTAAGTAGTATAGGGACTAGATGGCAAATAAAAACCGCTGGTAAAATTCTTTTTTTAGAAGATATAAATGTAGCTCCTTATCAGTTAGATCGTGCTTTAATCCAATTAAAACAAGCTGGATTACTTGAAAATATTAAGGCTATAATATTTGGCACGTTTGATAAAGATTCTAAACTCACAATGTTAGTGCTGCGTAATTTTACAACTAATTTAAAAGTACCGGTATTTAAAACTGATAGATTCGGTCATGAAAAAATCAATGATCCAATTATTTATAACACAGATAGTAAAATTATCGGTAATGGTGAAAAATTTAAATTGATAATGGATTTGTGA